One stretch of Chryseobacterium indologenes DNA includes these proteins:
- a CDS encoding helix-turn-helix domain-containing protein: MREFQQCLLESFYKKMGLHRVNLNDQEEVNSEKYKSYIKILYLPEAYSVTVDFKQYTTDAPTVFFINSNQHFHIENIGTEPGLMIYYNRDFYCIQIHDSEVACDGLLFNNISNMPMITLNATDTIVITYILKAIENEFRVKQAQQEEMLRVYLKQIIILSTRLWSVQHLDKVNDSIDHDTAFYRQFSLLVENHYKEKHTVADYADIIGIAPKTLTHRLKKMNMAQPNEIIKDRIILEAKRLLIHTTMSAKQIAYHLGYEDPAYFNRLFSLKVGDTTSNFRKKYNEGKMYN; this comes from the coding sequence ATGAGAGAATTTCAGCAATGTCTCCTTGAATCGTTTTATAAAAAAATGGGACTGCACAGGGTAAACCTGAATGATCAGGAAGAAGTTAATTCTGAAAAGTATAAATCTTACATTAAAATTTTATACTTGCCAGAAGCTTATTCCGTTACTGTTGACTTCAAACAATATACAACAGATGCTCCAACGGTTTTCTTTATCAACAGCAACCAGCATTTTCATATTGAAAATATAGGTACAGAACCGGGGCTTATGATTTATTACAACCGGGACTTTTATTGTATTCAGATACACGATTCAGAGGTAGCCTGTGATGGTCTTTTGTTTAATAATATTAGCAATATGCCCATGATTACTTTAAACGCTACCGATACAATTGTCATCACGTACATTCTGAAAGCTATAGAGAATGAATTCAGAGTGAAACAGGCTCAACAGGAAGAAATGTTGAGAGTTTACCTAAAACAGATCATCATCCTTTCAACAAGATTATGGAGCGTTCAGCATCTGGATAAAGTAAATGATAGTATTGACCATGATACCGCTTTTTATCGTCAGTTTAGCTTGTTGGTTGAAAATCATTACAAAGAAAAACATACCGTTGCAGATTATGCAGATATAATAGGTATTGCTCCTAAAACGCTGACCCACAGGTTGAAGAAGATGAACATGGCTCAGCCCAACGAAATTATCAAAGACCGCATTATTCTTGAAGCAAAAAGATTACTGATTCATACCACAATGAGCGCCAAGCAAATTGCCTATCATCTCGGGTATGAAGATCCTGCCTATTTTAACAGGTTATTCTCATTAAAAGTTGGTGATACCACCTCGAACTTCAGGAAAAAGTACAACGAGGGAAAAATGTACAATTAA
- a CDS encoding winged helix-turn-helix transcriptional regulator, whose translation MKKERVELGAECKNHIRGVKDTAYLLEGKWKTIIISHLYFGGKMRFMDLKRQLEGIAAKTLSKELKDLEINNLVSRTQNNTMPVTVDYELTDFGKGLHNIIDTMAKWGIEYREQLLKS comes from the coding sequence ATGAAAAAGGAGAGAGTAGAACTAGGGGCAGAGTGTAAAAATCATATACGGGGAGTAAAAGACACGGCCTATTTATTAGAAGGAAAATGGAAAACCATTATCATCAGCCATCTGTATTTTGGTGGTAAAATGCGTTTTATGGACCTGAAAAGACAGCTTGAAGGGATTGCAGCCAAGACCCTGTCAAAGGAACTTAAGGATCTGGAGATAAATAACCTGGTAAGCAGAACCCAAAATAATACCATGCCCGTAACGGTAGACTATGAACTTACAGACTTTGGGAAAGGCCTGCACAATATTATTGATACAATGGCCAAATGGGGAATAGAATACAGGGAACAACTGCTTAAAAGCTAA
- a CDS encoding response regulator, giving the protein MDKKILIVDDDPRNIFALKLTLKARGYTIESCTMAQEALEILKSQSHFSVVLMDMMMPGIDGYEAVRMIRAIPEIKDLPVIAVTAQAMPEDRQKCLDAGADDYVSKPIDVDHLIMAIEKLS; this is encoded by the coding sequence ATGGATAAGAAAATCTTAATCGTGGATGATGATCCACGTAATATATTTGCATTGAAATTAACCCTTAAAGCACGGGGATATACGATTGAATCATGTACAATGGCTCAGGAAGCTTTGGAAATTCTGAAATCTCAATCTCATTTTTCTGTGGTTTTGATGGACATGATGATGCCGGGAATAGATGGATATGAAGCGGTCAGGATGATAAGAGCTATCCCTGAAATCAAAGACCTTCCTGTTATTGCTGTCACGGCGCAGGCTATGCCTGAAGACCGCCAGAAATGTTTGGATGCAGGAGCTGATGATTATGTTTCAAAACCAATTGATGTGGATCATTTAATAATGGCAATAGAAAAACTTTCATAG
- a CDS encoding chemotaxis protein CheB: MKSQTKVELVVIGGSAGSLQVIIEMIKNLNDVFPFSIVLVIHRKAQSGDVLRTLLQQFTKIPVIEVEDKTEINDNTIYIVPADYHLLFENNKYMSLDSSEKMNYSRPSIDVTFRSASEIYGENMVGVLLSGANADGVEGLSYIKKYNGMVWIQDPATAEVEYMPKHAIEEIDYDLIITPKSLAGNLNQL, encoded by the coding sequence ATGAAATCACAAACCAAAGTAGAATTAGTTGTTATCGGAGGGTCAGCAGGAAGTTTACAGGTCATTATAGAAATGATCAAGAACCTGAATGATGTTTTCCCTTTTTCAATTGTACTTGTGATTCATCGAAAAGCTCAATCTGGAGATGTATTGCGCACCTTGTTGCAGCAGTTTACAAAAATACCTGTGATAGAGGTGGAGGATAAAACAGAAATAAATGATAACACGATATATATTGTCCCCGCTGATTATCATTTACTGTTTGAGAATAATAAGTATATGTCATTGGACAGCTCTGAAAAAATGAATTACTCCCGTCCTTCTATAGATGTCACCTTCAGGTCGGCATCGGAAATTTACGGAGAAAATATGGTTGGTGTCCTTTTATCGGGAGCTAATGCTGATGGAGTAGAAGGACTGAGCTATATTAAAAAATATAATGGAATGGTTTGGATTCAGGATCCGGCGACTGCCGAAGTAGAATATATGCCGAAACATGCCATAGAAGAAATTGATTATGATTTAATTATTACGCCTAAAAGTTTAGCAGGTAATTTAAACCAATTATAA
- the arr gene encoding NAD(+)--rifampin ADP-ribosyltransferase, with amino-acid sequence MALSVKDEIFDKGPFYHGTKADLKIGDLLTAGGRSNYKSEFIMNHIYFTALVNGAGLAAALAKGNGTERVYIIEPTGSFENDPNLTDKKFPGNLTRSYRSEAPLKIIGEVTDWNKPGPEDLQKFRGKLENNKGEIIN; translated from the coding sequence CTGGCCCTATCGGTAAAAGATGAAATTTTTGATAAAGGTCCTTTTTATCATGGGACTAAAGCAGACTTGAAAATAGGAGATCTGCTTACAGCAGGCGGCCGTTCTAATTATAAGTCAGAATTCATAATGAATCATATTTACTTTACAGCACTCGTCAATGGAGCAGGACTCGCTGCAGCATTAGCAAAAGGGAATGGGACAGAACGGGTGTATATAATAGAACCAACAGGGAGTTTTGAAAACGACCCGAACCTGACGGATAAAAAGTTTCCGGGCAATCTGACCCGGTCCTATCGTTCAGAAGCACCATTGAAAATTATCGGGGAAGTAACTGACTGGAATAAACCTGGTCCTGAAGATCTTCAAAAATTTCGTGGAAAACTGGAAAACAATAAAGGAGAAATAATCAATTAA
- a CDS encoding response regulator, translating into MSKKKILIFDDDTAILEVITIIFEENGYEVKISETSHDILEKVAEYQPDVILMDNWIPKIGGVEATKLLKSSPEFNHIPVIYVTANNDIVALASEAKADDYVSKPFNLDDLEAMVAKHIKEHV; encoded by the coding sequence ATGAGTAAAAAGAAAATTTTAATTTTTGATGATGATACTGCTATTCTGGAAGTGATCACCATCATATTTGAAGAAAACGGATATGAAGTTAAAATCTCAGAAACATCACACGATATACTTGAAAAAGTGGCAGAATATCAGCCGGATGTTATTCTGATGGATAACTGGATTCCGAAAATCGGAGGGGTAGAGGCTACAAAACTGCTCAAAAGCAGTCCGGAATTTAATCACATTCCCGTAATTTATGTTACTGCTAATAATGATATTGTTGCTTTGGCATCGGAAGCAAAGGCAGATGACTATGTTTCAAAACCTTTTAATCTGGATGATCTTGAAGCGATGGTAGCTAAACATATAAAAGAGCATGTGTAA
- a CDS encoding DNA glycosylase AlkZ-like family protein, which translates to MKDKSVLQALQFITLERQGLIKPAPFGTGKDAVLNTLEHLGYIQIDTLSVVERAHHHTLWTRIPDFQAYYLDELVKERKIFEYWFHAASYLPMRDSGMHCLKCFM; encoded by the coding sequence ATGAAAGACAAGTCTGTATTACAAGCTCTACAATTTATTACATTAGAGCGCCAGGGGTTAATAAAACCTGCACCATTTGGCACCGGAAAAGACGCGGTACTTAACACTTTGGAACATCTTGGATATATACAGATTGATACTTTATCTGTTGTGGAAAGAGCACATCATCATACTCTATGGACAAGAATTCCTGATTTTCAGGCTTATTATCTGGATGAATTAGTAAAGGAGCGTAAAATATTTGAATACTGGTTTCATGCGGCGTCTTATCTTCCGATGCGGGATTCCGGTATGCATTGCCTCAAATGCTTCATGTAA
- a CDS encoding nitroreductase family protein, whose protein sequence is MSLQETLNWRSATKGYNGKTIEDDKLEQILEAIRLAPSSSGLQPFKVLIIKNKQLREQLQPISCGQDQIIQASHILVFAAWDKYTTERIDSFFAFSNHVRNLPNTATDDYRLNLLRMLEKQTGDQHFNNAAKQTYIALAFGLLAAADLRVDATPIEGFNNEAVDKLLNLPQQGLKSTVLMALGYKDEDKDWWGKLDRVRRSKEELFVEIN, encoded by the coding sequence ATGTCACTACAAGAAACACTCAACTGGAGATCTGCAACCAAAGGGTATAATGGAAAAACCATTGAAGATGATAAGCTTGAGCAGATCCTGGAAGCCATTCGTCTTGCTCCATCAAGTTCGGGATTGCAGCCATTTAAAGTTTTAATTATCAAAAATAAACAGTTAAGAGAACAACTACAGCCAATTTCCTGTGGTCAGGATCAAATTATACAAGCTTCTCATATTCTGGTCTTTGCTGCCTGGGATAAATATACTACTGAAAGGATTGATTCATTCTTTGCATTCAGCAATCACGTAAGAAATCTACCCAACACAGCTACTGATGACTATCGTTTGAATCTATTGAGGATGCTGGAAAAACAAACCGGGGACCAACATTTTAACAATGCAGCCAAACAAACCTACATTGCTTTAGCTTTTGGACTTCTGGCAGCTGCAGATCTTAGAGTGGATGCAACTCCAATAGAAGGGTTTAATAATGAAGCGGTAGATAAGCTGCTTAATTTGCCCCAACAAGGCTTAAAAAGCACCGTTTTAATGGCTCTTGGTTATAAAGATGAAGATAAAGACTGGTGGGGAAAGCTGGACAGAGTAAGAAGATCGAAAGAAGAGTTATTTGTGGAGATCAACTAA
- a CDS encoding MBL fold metallo-hydrolase — protein sequence MKKTAFSLLALLLHLACQAQNFDVIPLGIYGGEQEDNLSAYLVGASQDDTFLCLDAGTVNTGIRKAIQQKSLTGSEETVLKDQIKGYFISHGHLDHLAGLIINSPADSKKDIFAIPSVVQILKNHYFITDTWINFADQGQKPILGKYHYNELQDGVEIPTQKTSFFLTGYELSHVNPYKSSAALVRNNDHYLLYLGDTGADRIEKSDRMDNLWKNIAPLVQKKQLNTILIEVSFPNSQPENLLFGHLTPNLLVEELEKLKEKTGQKDLEDLNIVVTHRKPTGKNPEIIKQELLKNNPLKVKYIFPEQGKRINLP from the coding sequence ATGAAAAAGACAGCATTTTCTTTACTGGCGCTTTTGTTACATCTGGCCTGCCAGGCACAAAATTTTGACGTTATTCCATTAGGAATCTATGGAGGAGAACAGGAAGATAACTTATCTGCTTATTTGGTGGGAGCATCTCAAGACGATACATTTCTTTGCCTTGATGCAGGAACGGTAAATACCGGAATCCGAAAAGCAATTCAACAAAAAAGCCTTACAGGCTCGGAGGAAACGGTTCTGAAAGATCAAATCAAAGGATATTTTATTTCCCATGGACATCTGGATCATCTGGCAGGGCTTATTATCAATTCTCCGGCTGATTCTAAAAAAGATATTTTTGCCATCCCCTCGGTTGTTCAAATTCTGAAGAATCATTATTTTATTACCGATACCTGGATCAATTTTGCAGATCAGGGTCAGAAGCCTATCCTTGGAAAGTATCATTATAATGAACTTCAGGATGGCGTGGAAATCCCAACACAAAAAACTTCTTTTTTCTTAACAGGATATGAGCTGAGCCATGTCAATCCATATAAAAGCAGTGCTGCATTGGTTAGAAATAATGACCATTACCTTCTTTATCTTGGAGATACAGGCGCAGACAGAATTGAGAAGTCTGACCGTATGGATAACCTTTGGAAAAATATAGCTCCATTGGTACAGAAAAAACAACTAAATACAATATTGATTGAAGTTTCTTTCCCGAACAGTCAGCCTGAAAACCTTCTGTTTGGCCACCTTACGCCTAACCTGTTGGTAGAAGAACTGGAAAAACTAAAGGAGAAAACGGGACAGAAAGACTTAGAAGACCTTAATATCGTGGTTACCCATAGAAAACCTACAGGGAAAAATCCAGAGATAATCAAACAAGAGTTGCTGAAAAACAACCCGCTAAAGGTAAAATATATTTTTCCGGAACAGGGTAAAAGAATAAACTTACCTTAA
- a CDS encoding winged helix-turn-helix domain-containing protein, producing MKYVVDTIRAEGPKMARDFESKKDKTGSWWNWKPAKLALERLFMQGDLMISGRNGMQKTYDLTERLLPSLVDTTVPTPLELAEYLVKTSLQAYGFTTLKQITHLRKGDLLKKNVNLVLQSLLEKGEIQKISIESLTSIFIQRNLLEKSDEIAGSDVRLLSPFDNSIIHRDRVKQIFDFDFRLECYVPKEKRQYGYFCLPILFGNTFIGRVDCKAHRKDKKFELIHLHIENTNIAPELWIPSFADAVKRFASFNGCESLQLTKVSPTKLKKMNFYKFLQ from the coding sequence ATGAAATATGTAGTAGATACCATCCGTGCTGAAGGACCTAAGATGGCGAGAGATTTTGAGAGTAAAAAGGATAAAACCGGAAGCTGGTGGAACTGGAAGCCCGCAAAACTGGCTCTTGAAAGACTTTTTATGCAGGGAGACCTGATGATAAGCGGACGCAATGGTATGCAGAAAACCTATGACCTTACAGAAAGATTATTACCTTCATTAGTTGATACAACAGTACCCACACCACTTGAACTTGCTGAATACCTGGTAAAAACATCCCTGCAAGCTTATGGTTTTACCACTTTAAAACAAATAACCCATCTCAGAAAAGGAGATTTATTGAAAAAAAATGTGAATCTGGTTTTACAATCCTTGCTTGAAAAAGGTGAAATACAGAAAATTTCTATTGAAAGCCTTACTTCCATATTTATTCAAAGAAATTTACTCGAAAAATCAGATGAAATTGCAGGATCAGATGTCAGATTGCTATCTCCGTTTGACAATTCTATTATTCATCGTGACCGTGTTAAACAAATTTTTGATTTTGATTTCCGTCTGGAATGTTATGTTCCTAAAGAAAAAAGGCAATATGGCTATTTCTGTCTACCCATCTTATTTGGAAACACATTCATTGGGAGAGTTGATTGTAAAGCCCACAGAAAAGATAAGAAATTTGAGCTGATTCATCTTCATATTGAAAATACAAACATTGCTCCGGAACTTTGGATACCTTCATTTGCAGATGCCGTAAAGCGTTTCGCCTCTTTCAATGGTTGTGAATCATTACAACTGACCAAAGTAAGCCCAACGAAGCTAAAGAAAATGAATTTTTATAAGTTTTTGCAATAG
- a CDS encoding MsnO8 family LLM class oxidoreductase, producing the protein MELKLSILDQTPVIKGDNAATALKNSLALAKMADALGYHSILYSEHHGVEAYGSSSPEILATTVLANTKNIKVGTGGIMLRNYSAFKIAEWAKMLATFYPDRFILGLGKAPGGLKDAILALNGHKLPILNNINEKLEEIISYLKEQNYKDTELFAQPMHVSVLPEITWLGSGESSAKEAAQYGIAYSMADFIADGSNSEIQKIYHKEFNHTRYSSQPSFQVAVSVSVAKNEEQARRNAFGMVYQFVESRKILAPGALKSSEEVEMLMDTHEDKELFSALLGKVVVGTPDTIHSKLEEKALQYGTNNLVILSNMFREEDRIFTYESLI; encoded by the coding sequence ATGGAACTTAAACTAAGCATCCTGGATCAGACTCCCGTCATCAAAGGCGATAATGCTGCTACTGCGCTCAAAAACAGCCTGGCATTGGCAAAAATGGCTGATGCACTGGGCTATCATAGTATTCTGTATTCGGAGCATCATGGTGTAGAAGCTTATGGAAGCTCCAGCCCGGAAATCCTGGCGACAACAGTTCTCGCCAACACAAAAAACATCAAAGTAGGCACCGGAGGAATTATGCTTCGTAATTATTCTGCTTTTAAAATTGCTGAATGGGCCAAAATGCTTGCCACATTTTACCCTGATCGTTTTATACTGGGGCTGGGAAAAGCTCCTGGCGGGCTGAAAGATGCTATATTGGCATTGAATGGCCATAAGCTTCCTATCCTTAACAATATCAATGAAAAATTGGAAGAAATTATCTCTTATCTGAAGGAACAAAATTATAAAGATACGGAACTGTTTGCCCAGCCTATGCATGTTTCAGTATTACCGGAAATCACATGGCTGGGTTCTGGGGAAAGCTCTGCCAAGGAAGCTGCTCAATATGGTATTGCTTACTCTATGGCTGATTTCATTGCTGACGGATCAAATTCTGAGATACAGAAAATATATCACAAAGAATTTAATCATACAAGATACAGCAGCCAGCCTTCCTTTCAGGTAGCCGTCTCTGTTTCCGTTGCTAAAAATGAGGAACAGGCACGCCGTAATGCGTTTGGAATGGTATATCAATTTGTAGAGTCCAGAAAAATTTTAGCTCCCGGAGCATTGAAATCCTCTGAAGAGGTAGAAATGCTTATGGATACCCATGAAGATAAAGAATTGTTTAGCGCCTTACTGGGTAAGGTTGTAGTGGGTACTCCAGATACCATCCATTCCAAACTGGAAGAAAAAGCATTGCAGTACGGAACCAATAACCTGGTCATATTATCCAACATGTTCAGGGAAGAAGACAGGATCTTCACGTATGAAAGTCTTATTTAG
- a CDS encoding CheR family methyltransferase: protein MLEPSIVKDEEIEYLIRDVYDLYGYDFSGYSRASFKRRVNRICLLDRFTSFAELRYTLMNDAEYLKRFVEEVTVNVTEMFRDPSFFKVLREKILPQLGTYPLIRIWIAGCSTGEEAYSIAILLKEAGLYNKSLIYGTDLNPAVLETARAGVFPLQQMKLYSENYMLSGGIKDFSDYYTANYDSVRFDKSLQEKLILSTHNLVSDSSFNSFQLIVCRNVLIYFDRELQERVFRLFDNSLENLGFLALGAKETLRFSGIDKKYHQFEDQKIWKKLDHH from the coding sequence ATGCTGGAACCAAGTATCGTAAAAGATGAAGAAATAGAATATCTCATCAGAGATGTTTATGACCTGTATGGATATGACTTTTCAGGTTATAGCAGAGCCTCATTTAAAAGAAGAGTAAACCGTATATGTCTTTTAGACAGATTTACCAGTTTTGCAGAACTGAGATATACCCTTATGAATGATGCTGAATATTTAAAACGTTTTGTAGAGGAAGTTACTGTGAATGTAACAGAAATGTTCAGAGATCCGTCTTTTTTCAAAGTACTACGGGAGAAGATTTTACCACAGTTAGGCACTTATCCGTTAATAAGGATTTGGATTGCTGGCTGTTCAACAGGAGAAGAAGCTTATTCTATAGCCATTTTGTTGAAAGAAGCAGGGCTTTATAATAAATCCCTTATCTATGGAACGGATTTAAATCCCGCTGTTCTGGAGACGGCAAGAGCAGGTGTTTTTCCTTTACAGCAGATGAAATTGTATTCTGAAAACTATATGCTTTCCGGTGGGATAAAAGATTTTTCTGATTATTATACCGCAAATTATGATAGTGTGAGGTTTGATAAAAGCCTTCAGGAAAAACTTATTTTATCCACACACAATCTTGTTTCAGATAGCTCATTTAACAGTTTTCAACTTATTGTTTGTAGAAATGTATTGATCTATTTTGATAGGGAACTTCAGGAAAGGGTGTTCAGGCTTTTTGATAATAGCCTGGAAAATCTAGGTTTTCTTGCACTGGGTGCTAAAGAAACTCTTCGGTTTTCTGGTATTGACAAAAAGTATCATCAGTTTGAAGACCAGAAAATATGGAAAAAACTTGATCATCATTAA
- a CDS encoding alpha/beta hydrolase, whose product MAQQRAYKGENDPQIFTEVRTFLQALNSGGGTPMELMSPQDARQVLVDAQKSVEVDYSGIEETERVISQNGYEVNIHITKPKGSQHNAPVFIFTHGGGWVLGDYPTHRRLVRDLVVESGAVAVFPDYTPSPEAKYPTAINQIYAAMQWVAEHGDEIGVDGKNLAVVGNSVGGNMTAVMALMAKNNNGPHIKLQVLLWPVTDADFETVSYNEFSEGRFLTKNMMKWFWDNYLPDTEKRKEIYASPLQASLEELKGLPPALIQTAENDVLRDEGEAYARKLNEAGVEVTLTRYSGLIHDYGLLNPLANIPAIQTATLQAAAVIKDKLSK is encoded by the coding sequence ATGGCACAACAAAGAGCTTACAAAGGAGAAAATGATCCACAGATTTTTACTGAAGTACGTACATTTTTACAGGCATTAAACTCAGGAGGTGGTACACCCATGGAGCTTATGAGCCCGCAAGATGCCCGCCAGGTTCTGGTAGACGCTCAAAAATCAGTTGAAGTTGATTATTCCGGAATTGAAGAAACAGAACGGGTCATCAGCCAGAACGGATATGAAGTAAATATTCACATTACCAAGCCTAAAGGAAGTCAGCATAATGCACCAGTATTTATCTTCACTCACGGTGGAGGATGGGTCTTAGGGGATTATCCTACCCACCGCAGACTGGTAAGGGATTTGGTGGTGGAAAGTGGAGCTGTAGCAGTATTTCCTGATTATACCCCTTCACCGGAAGCAAAATATCCGACGGCAATCAATCAGATTTATGCAGCGATGCAATGGGTTGCTGAACACGGAGATGAGATTGGTGTTGATGGGAAAAACCTTGCCGTTGTAGGGAATAGTGTGGGGGGCAATATGACTGCTGTAATGGCATTGATGGCAAAAAATAATAATGGCCCTCACATCAAATTACAGGTATTGCTATGGCCTGTTACCGACGCTGATTTTGAAACCGTTTCCTATAACGAATTTTCTGAAGGCAGATTCCTTACCAAAAATATGATGAAATGGTTCTGGGATAACTATCTTCCGGATACAGAAAAACGTAAAGAAATCTATGCGTCACCTCTCCAGGCCTCTCTGGAGGAATTAAAAGGATTACCTCCTGCTTTGATCCAGACGGCAGAAAATGACGTGCTTCGCGATGAAGGAGAAGCGTATGCTAGAAAATTAAATGAAGCCGGTGTAGAAGTAACCCTTACAAGATATAGTGGGCTGATTCATGATTACGGTCTGTTAAATCCTTTAGCCAACATCCCTGCCATACAAACAGCAACTTTACAGGCTGCTGCAGTGATAAAAGATAAGCTTAGCAAATAG
- a CDS encoding Ig-like domain-containing protein has translation MKAKSIERTLSALTVFTFFNFSSAQKIISTDIDNFWTAYDSIQKNKNNKSEILETLFLNKKTDGLRSFMEIKKFGKDDYLRVIEKYPQFWNSIRPNTLIDSKKIKTVNHALRKLGKLYPNNSKGNIYYTIGALKSGGTTNNEDLLLGVEKITGNTSTVVSEFENENLRKMFLFTNPSQLQQVTVHEFIHTFQKDGEVNVLSKAIKEGSCDFIAELALNKKFTAQYLDYGFKNYETLKSEFKKEMFSKKFENWFYNNNANHPDLGYFVGYVISKKYYENSTDKRAAVKNIIELDFNNESKVLEFTVKSGYFEDKKGAEQILSEYKELQPKLIKIIEFENGSQNVNADIKKIRIVFSKPMNEKISINFSKNGKEHFPLKNILGLDESKTTLTIETSDLQNNTDYDFYITNRSTKSADGYPFDPEEYKISFKTEKK, from the coding sequence ATGAAAGCTAAATCAATAGAACGTACACTCTCTGCATTAACTGTTTTCACATTTTTCAATTTTTCAAGTGCTCAAAAAATCATTAGCACAGACATCGATAACTTTTGGACGGCTTATGACAGTATTCAGAAAAATAAAAATAACAAAAGCGAAATCCTTGAAACCCTTTTCCTGAATAAAAAAACTGACGGACTCAGATCTTTTATGGAAATTAAAAAATTTGGAAAAGATGATTACTTAAGAGTCATTGAAAAATATCCTCAATTTTGGAATTCCATCAGACCTAATACCCTTATTGATTCTAAAAAAATTAAAACAGTAAATCATGCTTTAAGAAAACTTGGAAAACTTTATCCCAATAATTCTAAAGGAAATATTTATTATACTATCGGAGCACTAAAATCGGGAGGAACAACAAATAATGAGGATTTACTACTAGGAGTAGAAAAAATAACAGGTAATACCAGCACAGTTGTTTCTGAGTTTGAAAATGAAAATCTTCGAAAAATGTTTCTTTTTACCAATCCCTCACAATTGCAACAGGTAACGGTACACGAATTTATCCATACTTTTCAAAAAGATGGTGAAGTAAATGTCTTATCAAAGGCCATTAAAGAAGGTTCCTGTGACTTTATTGCAGAATTAGCTTTAAACAAAAAGTTTACGGCGCAATATCTGGATTATGGATTTAAAAATTATGAGACTTTGAAATCCGAGTTTAAAAAAGAAATGTTTAGTAAAAAATTTGAAAACTGGTTTTATAATAACAATGCCAACCACCCTGATCTAGGATATTTTGTAGGATATGTAATTTCCAAAAAATATTATGAAAATTCAACAGACAAGAGAGCTGCTGTTAAAAACATTATTGAATTAGATTTCAATAATGAAAGTAAAGTACTCGAGTTTACAGTGAAATCGGGTTATTTTGAGGATAAAAAAGGAGCTGAGCAAATACTCTCTGAATATAAGGAACTTCAGCCAAAATTGATAAAAATTATTGAATTTGAAAATGGGAGTCAGAATGTAAACGCAGATATTAAAAAGATTCGGATTGTTTTCTCGAAACCCATGAATGAAAAAATTTCTATTAATTTTTCAAAAAACGGAAAGGAGCACTTTCCATTAAAAAATATTTTAGGTTTAGATGAATCGAAAACAACGTTAACTATTGAAACCTCTGATTTACAAAATAATACGGATTACGATTTTTATATAACCAACAGATCCACAAAATCTGCAGACGGGTACCCTTTTGATCCGGAAGAATATAAGATATCATTTAAAACTGAAAAAAAATAA
- a CDS encoding DUF4280 domain-containing protein — translation MSEKHLVCQGAICKCNFGTTPDKLKVNTQSRRYINDKDGKQKLTATHVDIGSTFEKNTFGSCSKKNNSPCTAVVTQWSGYYDKIVIEDNGGMVLLEDSKATCPIGGTDCIIIVNHGQIAELGPKNKEKSDPDTLNELCPMLTEPEKPRHSLTFNII, via the coding sequence ATGAGTGAAAAACACTTGGTTTGTCAGGGAGCAATCTGCAAGTGCAATTTCGGGACAACTCCCGATAAACTTAAAGTAAATACCCAGAGCAGACGTTACATTAATGATAAGGATGGAAAGCAAAAATTAACCGCTACCCATGTAGATATAGGGTCCACTTTCGAAAAAAACACTTTCGGAAGCTGTTCCAAGAAGAATAATAGTCCTTGCACCGCAGTCGTAACGCAGTGGAGTGGATATTACGATAAAATAGTCATAGAAGATAATGGTGGGATGGTTTTACTGGAAGACAGCAAAGCAACCTGTCCGATTGGAGGTACAGATTGTATCATCATTGTAAATCATGGACAAATTGCAGAATTAGGGCCTAAAAACAAAGAAAAATCAGACCCGGATACTCTGAACGAGCTTTGTCCTATGCTTACAGAGCCTGAAAAACCTCGGCATTCTTTAACTTTTAATATCATATAG